In one window of Burkholderiales bacterium DNA:
- a CDS encoding 4'-phosphopantetheinyl transferase superfamily protein, giving the protein MSSEAPAAPAGEHCGIDTIEIARVARLVEANDEAALARLFSARELADAGEGPGRAASLAARFAAKEACLKLFPRETALETIAAADFAVERDAYGAPQVVPSPVAETVMGRYRIARIALSMSHDATRASAVAVGERAVLEVPAIGRFIYRFLPFRREVVLENLRRVYGGRIGEAEIVRIAQAHYAHLARLLGEFLRFRWLSPAARKALVRVENLDEPGGLWETHARGKGVLILTGHFGNWEVATIAGVQKYPEAYGRFHFVRRAIKPRWLEALVTRRFVRAGFGVLPKRGSLDALCGRLEAGDLVVFPFDQHARGRDAVVVDFFGHPAGTFRSLAIIAQATGAPIMPASSWRETDGTHVLRFERPLEPIANEDPRDEVAAVTRACNAALERLVVRHPEQWWWVHRRWKGAAEQR; this is encoded by the coding sequence ATGTCGAGCGAGGCTCCCGCCGCGCCGGCCGGCGAGCATTGCGGCATCGACACCATCGAGATCGCGCGCGTCGCGCGTCTCGTCGAGGCCAACGACGAAGCTGCGCTGGCCCGTCTCTTCTCGGCGCGCGAACTCGCCGACGCGGGCGAGGGTCCCGGCCGCGCGGCCTCGCTCGCGGCACGCTTCGCCGCGAAGGAGGCGTGCCTCAAGCTCTTTCCGCGCGAGACGGCGCTCGAGACGATCGCCGCCGCGGACTTCGCGGTCGAGCGCGACGCCTACGGCGCGCCGCAGGTCGTGCCGAGCCCGGTCGCGGAGACGGTGATGGGTCGCTACCGGATCGCGCGCATCGCACTGTCGATGTCGCACGACGCGACGCGCGCGAGCGCGGTCGCGGTGGGCGAGCGCGCGGTGCTCGAGGTCCCCGCGATCGGCCGGTTCATCTACCGCTTCCTCCCGTTCCGGCGCGAAGTCGTGCTGGAAAACCTGCGTCGCGTGTACGGCGGGCGCATCGGCGAGGCCGAAATCGTGCGGATCGCGCAGGCGCATTACGCGCACCTCGCGCGCCTCCTCGGGGAGTTCCTGCGCTTCCGGTGGCTCTCGCCCGCGGCCCGGAAGGCGCTCGTCCGGGTCGAGAACCTCGACGAACCCGGCGGGTTGTGGGAGACGCACGCGCGCGGCAAGGGCGTCCTGATCCTGACCGGCCACTTCGGCAACTGGGAGGTCGCGACGATCGCCGGCGTGCAGAAGTATCCGGAGGCGTACGGCCGCTTCCACTTCGTGCGGCGAGCGATCAAGCCGCGCTGGCTGGAGGCGCTCGTCACGCGAAGGTTCGTCCGCGCGGGCTTCGGCGTGCTGCCGAAACGCGGATCGCTCGATGCGCTGTGCGGGCGCCTCGAAGCGGGCGACCTCGTCGTGTTCCCGTTCGATCAGCATGCGCGCGGCCGAGACGCGGTCGTCGTCGACTTCTTCGGCCACCCCGCAGGCACGTTCCGCAGTCTCGCGATCATCGCCCAGGCGACCGGCGCGCCGATCATGCCGGCGTCGTCGTGGCGCGAGACCGACGGCACGCACGTGCTTCGCTTCGAGCGTCCGCTCGAACCGATCGCGAACGAGGATCCGCGCGACGAGGTCGCCGCCGTGACGCGCGCCTGCAATGCCGCGCTCG
- a CDS encoding beta-ketoacyl-[acyl-carrier-protein] synthase family protein, protein MTPAVVVTGMGAICGAGRSPAEIVDAMVAGRSALAPITSFDVTHFPRPIAAEVADYNAAALAGDRKLLKVIRRTDVFGLYAAGEAVRASGLAAHRDGLGEDDAARYSERTALYAGSGGGNFQNQYDYFPLIGETGADLPAFGRELGSGVNPMWLLKSLPNNVLCHVGIRFGLKGPNACITNHSVSGMLAIVEAAAGLANGEADRAVAIGHDTPIEPQNVFYYHGAGLLAKSSLRPFDASRDGSLMGEGAGAVVVETAESAERRGAPVLARVLGAGHATESEGLLAIRDDGDGPARAIRAALDSAGVSAGEVGMIVAHGNGTPASDRSEARGILDVFGAHAPPVTAFKWAIGHLIAAAGAIETVLAIEALGRGVVPGIPVLERIDPEFAALPVARETRTSRSGIALVLSRGFGGTDAALVVERA, encoded by the coding sequence ATGACCCCCGCGGTCGTCGTGACCGGCATGGGCGCGATCTGCGGAGCGGGCCGCTCGCCCGCGGAGATCGTCGATGCGATGGTCGCGGGCAGGAGCGCGCTCGCGCCGATCACCTCGTTCGACGTGACGCACTTCCCGCGGCCGATCGCCGCCGAAGTCGCCGACTACAACGCCGCAGCACTCGCCGGCGACCGCAAGCTCCTGAAGGTCATCCGGCGCACCGACGTGTTCGGGCTCTACGCGGCGGGGGAGGCGGTGCGCGCGTCGGGCCTCGCCGCGCACCGCGACGGCCTGGGCGAGGACGATGCGGCGCGCTACTCCGAGCGCACGGCGCTCTACGCGGGCTCCGGCGGCGGCAACTTCCAGAACCAGTACGACTACTTCCCGCTGATCGGCGAGACCGGCGCGGACCTCCCCGCGTTCGGCCGCGAACTCGGCAGCGGCGTCAACCCGATGTGGCTCCTGAAGTCGCTGCCGAACAACGTGCTCTGCCACGTCGGCATCCGCTTCGGCCTCAAGGGGCCGAACGCCTGCATCACCAACCACAGCGTCAGCGGCATGCTCGCGATCGTGGAGGCCGCGGCGGGGCTCGCCAACGGCGAGGCCGATCGCGCCGTCGCCATCGGCCACGACACGCCGATCGAGCCGCAGAACGTCTTCTACTACCACGGCGCGGGGCTGCTCGCGAAGTCGTCGCTGCGGCCGTTCGATGCGTCGCGCGACGGCAGCCTGATGGGCGAGGGCGCAGGCGCCGTCGTGGTGGAGACCGCGGAGTCCGCGGAACGGCGGGGCGCCCCGGTGCTGGCCCGCGTCTTGGGCGCGGGCCACGCGACCGAGAGCGAGGGACTGCTCGCGATCCGTGACGACGGCGACGGACCGGCGCGCGCGATCCGCGCGGCGCTGGACTCGGCCGGCGTCTCCGCGGGCGAGGTCGGGATGATCGTCGCGCATGGCAACGGCACTCCGGCCTCCGACCGCTCCGAGGCGCGCGGCATCCTCGACGTGTTCGGCGCGCACGCGCCTCCGGTGACCGCGTTCAAGTGGGCGATCGGCCACCTGATCGCGGCGGCCGGGGCGATCGAGACCGTGCTCGCGATCGAGGCGCTGGGCCGCGGCGTCGTGCCGGGCATCCCGGTGCTCGAGCGCATCGACCCCGAGTTCGCGGCACTGCCGGTCGCGCGCGAGACGCGTACGTCCCGGAGCGGGATCGCGCTCGTCCTCTCGCGCGGGTTCGGGGGCACCGACGCGGCGCTCGTGGTCGAGCGCGCCTGA
- a CDS encoding beta-ketoacyl-[acyl-carrier-protein] synthase family protein produces MTAKRRVAITGIGLVTPAGNDVASTWATLRAGRSQGAPITIFDASGFSTRIAAEVKGFDPRAVIDDRRLLKFANRAHAFALAAADQAMADASERPTAATRDRWGLAVGTGMMGMAWPELSTLGLAAGDGEAVDPERLVASDTGADPMVFCRSQTTAGLALLGRRFGIGGYATSVHTACASGGQAIGTALKMIRRGSVDRALAGGFDSMVNPVGLAGFCLLGAVSADNDAPARASRPFDATRNGFVLGEGAGFVVLEDWDLALARGARIYAELAGDGNSLSSYRITDSHPSGDGPIQAMRWALADAGATPAEVDYVNAHGTSTPMNDASESAAMRAVFGDDLVRVPVSSTKSTMGHLIAAAGAVEAVVCTLAIRDGVLPVNANYAHPDPDCPLNLVAGRERVQPVRVALSNSFGFGGSNSSLAFRHPDYPAAPARSVHLPPAARDAKGAA; encoded by the coding sequence ATGACCGCGAAGCGCCGGGTGGCGATCACGGGCATCGGGCTCGTGACGCCCGCCGGCAACGACGTCGCGTCGACCTGGGCCACGCTGCGCGCCGGGCGGAGCCAGGGGGCGCCGATCACGATCTTCGACGCGTCGGGGTTCTCGACCCGCATCGCGGCCGAGGTCAAGGGATTCGATCCGCGTGCGGTCATCGACGACCGGCGGCTCCTCAAGTTCGCCAATCGCGCGCACGCCTTCGCGCTCGCGGCGGCCGACCAGGCGATGGCGGACGCGAGTGAGCGACCGACTGCGGCGACACGCGATCGCTGGGGCCTCGCGGTCGGGACCGGGATGATGGGCATGGCCTGGCCGGAACTCTCGACGCTCGGCCTCGCCGCCGGCGACGGCGAAGCGGTCGACCCGGAGCGACTCGTCGCGAGCGACACCGGCGCCGATCCGATGGTGTTCTGCCGCAGCCAGACGACCGCGGGGCTCGCGCTCCTCGGCCGGCGCTTCGGCATCGGCGGCTACGCGACCTCGGTGCACACGGCGTGCGCGTCGGGCGGCCAGGCGATCGGCACGGCGCTCAAGATGATCCGCCGCGGCAGCGTCGACCGCGCGCTCGCGGGCGGATTCGACTCGATGGTCAATCCAGTGGGGCTCGCCGGCTTCTGCCTGCTGGGCGCGGTGTCCGCCGACAACGACGCGCCCGCGCGCGCGAGCCGGCCGTTCGACGCGACGCGCAACGGCTTCGTGCTGGGCGAGGGCGCGGGCTTCGTCGTCCTGGAGGACTGGGATCTCGCGCTGGCGCGCGGCGCGCGGATCTACGCGGAACTCGCCGGCGACGGCAATTCGCTCTCGTCGTACCGGATCACCGATTCGCATCCGTCGGGCGACGGCCCGATCCAGGCGATGCGCTGGGCGCTCGCCGACGCCGGCGCGACGCCCGCGGAAGTCGACTACGTGAACGCGCACGGCACCTCGACGCCGATGAACGACGCCTCGGAGAGTGCGGCGATGCGCGCGGTGTTCGGCGACGACCTCGTGCGCGTGCCGGTCAGTTCGACCAAGAGCACGATGGGTCACCTGATCGCGGCGGCCGGCGCGGTGGAGGCGGTCGTGTGCACGCTCGCGATCCGCGACGGCGTGCTGCCGGTCAACGCCAACTACGCGCACCCCGACCCGGATTGCCCGCTCAACCTCGTCGCCGGGCGGGAGCGTGTGCAACCGGTGCGGGTCGCGCTGTCGAACTCGTTCGGATTCGGCGGCAGCAACAGCAGCCTCGCGTTCCGGCACCCGGACTATCCGGCCGCGCCGGCCCGTTCCGTGCATCTGCCGCCGGCGGCCCGCGACGCGAAGGGGGCCGCATGA
- a CDS encoding acyl carrier protein, with translation MADNTITQQDIDAVYPQVSATIADALGCDEGEVEPSSSLINDLGAESIDFLDLVFRLERAFKIKIPRGKIVEDSRGALSEAEFEQKGIVTDRGLAQLKAFLSEVPADRFRTPLKVAEIPRLFTAETFCKLVIRAQRSGTPG, from the coding sequence ATGGCCGACAACACCATCACGCAGCAGGACATCGACGCCGTCTATCCGCAGGTCTCGGCGACCATCGCGGACGCGCTCGGGTGCGACGAGGGCGAGGTCGAGCCTTCGAGTTCGCTCATCAACGACCTCGGCGCGGAGTCGATCGACTTCCTCGACCTCGTGTTCCGGCTGGAGCGCGCGTTCAAGATCAAGATCCCCCGCGGCAAGATCGTCGAGGACTCGCGCGGCGCGTTGTCCGAGGCCGAGTTCGAGCAGAAGGGCATCGTGACCGACCGTGGACTCGCCCAGCTCAAGGCGTTCCTGTCCGAGGTCCCCGCCGACCGTTTCCGCACCCCGCTCAAGGTCGCGGAGATCCCGCGCCTCTTCACGGCCGAGACGTTCTGCAAGCTCGTGATCCGCGCACAGCGCTCCGGCACGCCGGGCTGA
- a CDS encoding 3-oxoacyl-ACP reductase FabG — protein sequence MSVPSGLAGRTALVTGGSRGIGRAIVERLAADGMDVTFLYATSDEAAREVVDTARAAGRQVAADRVDVRDPDACVQAVERVIERCERIDVLVNNAGVIRDNLLVALEPDDVRTVLETNVTGLFNVTRAVAPHMTARRSGCIVNLSSVAATRGGRGQSNYAASKGAIEAFTRALAVELGPRRIRVNAVAPGVIDTEMSKDVRELAGEEAKKRILLRRYGTAGEIADAVWFLASDRASYVTGTVLHVDGGFKME from the coding sequence ATGAGCGTGCCCTCGGGACTCGCCGGCAGGACCGCGCTCGTGACCGGCGGGAGCCGCGGCATCGGCCGCGCGATCGTCGAACGGCTGGCCGCCGACGGGATGGACGTGACGTTCCTCTACGCGACGAGCGACGAGGCCGCGCGCGAGGTCGTCGACACGGCGCGCGCCGCCGGGAGGCAGGTCGCCGCCGACCGCGTCGACGTGCGCGATCCGGACGCCTGCGTGCAGGCGGTCGAGCGCGTGATCGAGCGCTGCGAGCGCATCGACGTCCTCGTGAACAACGCCGGAGTGATCCGTGATAACCTGCTGGTCGCGCTCGAGCCGGACGACGTGCGCACCGTGCTCGAGACCAACGTCACCGGACTGTTCAACGTGACCCGCGCGGTGGCGCCGCACATGACCGCGCGCCGGTCCGGCTGCATCGTCAACCTGAGTTCGGTCGCCGCGACGCGCGGCGGGCGCGGCCAGTCGAACTACGCGGCGAGCAAGGGAGCGATCGAGGCATTCACGCGGGCGCTGGCGGTCGAACTCGGTCCGCGGCGCATCCGCGTGAACGCGGTGGCACCGGGAGTGATCGATACCGAGATGTCGAAGGACGTGCGCGAACTCGCGGGCGAGGAGGCGAAAAAGCGCATCCTGCTGCGGCGCTACGGAACGGCGGGCGAGATCGCCGACGCGGTGTGGTTCCTCGCGTCGGACCGCGCGAGCTACGTGACCGGCACCGTGCTGCACGTCGACGGCGGATTCAAGATGGAGTGA
- the fabL gene encoding enoyl-[acyl-carrier-protein] reductase FabL, whose product MNLTLAGKTALVTGGARGIGRATALKLARAGADVAINYYNSHDDAEALATEVRALGRVAATIQGSVGDPQSVDEMFAAFDAAFPRLDIVVSNAASGVLKPAMEMKLKHWRWCMEINAFALALLAQHAAPRMKDGGRIVALSSLGAYRAIPNYGFVGASKAALEALVRSLAQELGPAGIRVNTVNAGVVDTDALGYFPNRDALLAEYAARTPAGPTLAPSDVADAIYLLCLPEADKINGTTLFVDGGFAVSG is encoded by the coding sequence ATGAACCTTACGCTCGCAGGCAAGACCGCGCTCGTCACCGGAGGCGCGCGCGGTATCGGCCGTGCCACCGCGTTGAAGCTCGCGCGCGCGGGCGCCGACGTCGCGATCAACTACTACAACAGCCACGACGACGCGGAAGCGCTCGCCACCGAGGTGCGCGCGCTCGGCCGCGTCGCGGCGACGATCCAGGGCAGCGTCGGCGATCCACAGAGCGTCGACGAGATGTTCGCTGCTTTCGATGCCGCGTTCCCGCGTCTCGACATCGTCGTGTCCAACGCCGCGTCCGGGGTGCTGAAGCCGGCGATGGAGATGAAGCTCAAGCACTGGCGCTGGTGCATGGAGATCAACGCGTTCGCGCTGGCGCTCCTCGCCCAGCACGCCGCGCCCCGGATGAAGGACGGCGGGCGCATCGTCGCGCTGTCGAGCCTCGGCGCCTACCGAGCGATCCCGAACTACGGGTTCGTCGGAGCCTCGAAGGCCGCGCTCGAGGCGCTCGTGCGCTCGCTCGCGCAGGAACTGGGGCCCGCGGGCATCCGCGTGAACACGGTCAATGCCGGGGTCGTCGACACCGACGCGCTCGGCTACTTTCCCAACCGGGATGCGCTCCTCGCCGAGTACGCGGCGCGCACGCCCGCGGGGCCGACGCTCGCCCCATCCGACGTCGCCGACGCGATCTACCTGCTCTGTCTGCCGGAAGCCGACAAGATCAACGGCACGACGCTCTTCGTCGACGGCGGATTCGCGGTGTCCGGATGA
- a CDS encoding isoprenylcysteine carboxylmethyltransferase family protein — translation MDDLPLTAATASVWIYWFIVGAMSWRVRRRTRRFAGVVPQQKLEQAMWFVWVPMVVLWMALPMIAGHSRAPQLSVPAWAREGVYANLRGLAGIVAVVALVATIECWKRMGKSWRMAVTPGERTELVTTGMYRSIRHPIYALSILLVAACAVVLPTVPMIAVALVNVTLLHLKARNEERHLLAAHGEVYAAYLRSTGRFLPRLFASR, via the coding sequence ATGGACGACCTTCCACTCACCGCCGCCACCGCGTCCGTCTGGATCTACTGGTTCATCGTCGGCGCGATGTCGTGGCGCGTGCGCCGCCGGACCCGCCGGTTCGCCGGCGTCGTCCCCCAGCAGAAGCTCGAGCAGGCGATGTGGTTCGTCTGGGTGCCGATGGTCGTGCTCTGGATGGCGCTGCCGATGATCGCCGGCCACAGCCGCGCGCCGCAACTGTCGGTGCCGGCGTGGGCGCGCGAGGGCGTCTACGCGAACCTGCGCGGCCTCGCGGGGATCGTCGCCGTCGTGGCGCTCGTCGCGACGATCGAGTGCTGGAAGCGCATGGGCAAGAGCTGGCGCATGGCGGTCACGCCCGGCGAGCGCACCGAACTCGTCACCACCGGCATGTACCGTTCGATCCGCCACCCGATCTATGCGCTGTCGATCCTGCTCGTCGCCGCGTGCGCGGTCGTGCTGCCGACCGTCCCGATGATCGCCGTCGCGCTCGTGAACGTCACGCTCCTCCACCTGAAGGCGCGCAACGAGGAGCGCCACCTCCTCGCGGCGCACGGCGAGGTGTATGCCGCGTACCTCCGCTCGACCGGCCGCTTCCTGCCGCGCCTGTTCGCGAGCCGCTAG
- a CDS encoding M61 family metallopeptidase — translation MGAAGAVDASGPIVPSASGAACAHGSAASPIIVRPAGARPAFRESDPLSTVRYRIAPRDLRAHLFTIECTVDDPDGGGQRFVLPTWTPGSYLIREFARHVVAVRANANGAPLRIAKIAKDTWQVAPARGPVTVAIDVYAFDLSVRTAYLDANRGFFNGSAVFLAPEGRAQLPCEVEIVAPDHAAGARWRVATTLPRDGAAPWGFGRYRASNYDELVDHPVEMADFRHLAFEAGGATHDLVVSGRVDFDHARLSRDLARICQWQCDLFGGAPSSRAPFDRYLFQVAAVPDGYGGLEHRTSTSLVCARRALPSRAVERIGDEYRSFLGLASHEYFHLWNVKRIKPAAFSPYDLAREAYTRQLWAFEGITSYYDDLALVRSGVIDEASYLELVGRTLTSVLRTPGRRLQSVAEASFDAWIKFYRQDENTPNANVSYYAKGALVALALDLTLRGRGASLDALMRALWQRHGVTGTGVPEDGWRRLAAELGGPDLGAFFDAYVDGTDELPLDGLLAEHGVKLALRPAQGAKDKGGTPGNGEPPGASLGVALAGDLRLQHVYRGGAAEGAGLAAGDVLVALDGVRASADRLEAYARDGRPGDRLPVHAFRRDELFETELVLAKPAEDTAWLALDPGAGGDAASRRRAWLNGG, via the coding sequence ATGGGCGCCGCGGGTGCGGTCGACGCGAGCGGCCCGATTGTACCGTCGGCGAGCGGTGCGGCCTGCGCCCACGGCTCCGCGGCCTCGCCTATAATCGTGCGCCCCGCCGGGGCTCGCCCCGCGTTCAGGGAGTCCGATCCGTTGTCCACCGTCCGCTACCGCATCGCGCCGCGCGATCTCCGCGCGCACCTCTTCACGATCGAGTGCACGGTCGACGATCCGGACGGGGGCGGCCAGCGCTTCGTGCTGCCGACCTGGACGCCGGGAAGCTATCTGATCCGCGAGTTCGCGCGGCACGTCGTCGCGGTGCGCGCGAACGCGAACGGGGCACCGCTGCGCATCGCCAAGATCGCGAAGGACACCTGGCAGGTCGCCCCGGCCAGGGGTCCGGTCACGGTCGCGATCGACGTGTACGCGTTCGACCTGTCGGTGCGCACCGCCTACCTCGACGCGAACCGCGGCTTCTTCAACGGGTCCGCCGTGTTCCTCGCGCCCGAAGGCCGGGCGCAGCTTCCGTGCGAAGTCGAGATCGTCGCGCCCGACCACGCGGCCGGCGCGCGCTGGCGCGTGGCGACCACGCTGCCGCGCGACGGCGCCGCGCCGTGGGGTTTCGGACGCTACCGCGCCTCGAACTACGACGAGCTGGTCGACCATCCGGTCGAGATGGCCGACTTCCGCCACCTCGCGTTCGAGGCCGGCGGAGCGACGCACGACCTGGTCGTGAGCGGTCGCGTCGACTTCGACCACGCGCGCCTCTCCCGCGACCTCGCGCGCATCTGCCAGTGGCAGTGCGACCTCTTCGGCGGCGCGCCGTCGTCGCGCGCGCCGTTCGACCGCTACCTGTTCCAGGTGGCCGCCGTCCCCGACGGCTACGGCGGCCTCGAGCACCGGACGAGCACGAGCCTCGTCTGCGCGCGGCGCGCCCTGCCCTCGCGCGCGGTCGAGCGCATCGGCGACGAGTACCGCTCGTTCCTCGGGCTCGCGAGCCACGAGTACTTCCACCTGTGGAACGTCAAGCGCATCAAGCCGGCGGCGTTCTCGCCCTACGACCTCGCGCGCGAGGCGTACACGCGGCAGCTCTGGGCGTTCGAGGGCATCACGTCGTACTACGACGACCTCGCGCTCGTCCGCTCGGGCGTGATCGACGAGGCGAGTTACCTCGAACTCGTCGGGCGCACGCTGACCTCGGTGCTGCGCACGCCGGGCCGGCGGCTCCAGAGCGTCGCCGAGGCGAGCTTCGACGCCTGGATCAAGTTCTACCGGCAGGACGAGAACACGCCGAACGCGAACGTCAGCTACTACGCCAAGGGCGCGCTCGTCGCGCTCGCGCTCGACCTCACGCTGCGCGGCCGGGGCGCCTCGCTCGACGCGCTGATGCGCGCGCTGTGGCAGCGCCATGGCGTGACCGGCACGGGCGTGCCGGAGGACGGATGGCGGCGGCTCGCCGCGGAACTCGGCGGCCCCGACCTCGGGGCCTTCTTCGACGCGTACGTCGATGGCACCGACGAGTTGCCGCTCGACGGTCTCCTGGCCGAGCACGGCGTGAAGCTCGCGCTCCGTCCGGCCCAGGGCGCGAAGGACAAGGGTGGCACGCCCGGCAACGGCGAGCCGCCGGGGGCATCGCTCGGTGTCGCGCTCGCCGGAGACCTGCGGCTCCAGCACGTGTACCGCGGAGGCGCGGCGGAAGGCGCCGGGCTCGCGGCAGGCGACGTGCTGGTGGCGCTGGACGGCGTGCGGGCGTCCGCCGACCGGCTCGAAGCGTACGCGCGCGACGGTCGTCCCGGCGATCGGCTTCCGGTCCACGCGTTCCGTCGCGATGAACTCTTCGAGACGGAACTCGTCCTCGCGAAGCCGGCGGAGGACACCGCGTGGCTCGCGCTCGACCCCGGCGCCGGCGGCGACGCCGCCTCGCGTCGACGCGCGTGGCTCAACGGCGGCTGA
- a CDS encoding YbhB/YbcL family Raf kinase inhibitor-like protein — MKLATTAFADGGAIPAEFAFGRPDATTHVALSSNRNPDLAWSGAPSGTRSFAILCIDPDVPSRGDDVNREGRVVPASLPRVDFCHWVLIDLPGSLSAIARGEYSDGVTARGKPGPAAKHGARQGINDYTGWFAGDPAMAGDYHGYDGPCPPWNDAIVHHYAFTVFALSVDRLAVEGRFGLAEVRRAMGGHVLAEAKVTGRYSLNPAVRA; from the coding sequence ATGAAGCTCGCCACGACCGCATTCGCCGACGGCGGCGCGATTCCCGCCGAGTTCGCATTCGGGAGGCCGGACGCGACGACGCATGTCGCGCTCTCGTCGAACCGCAATCCCGACCTCGCCTGGAGCGGCGCACCCTCCGGCACGCGATCCTTCGCGATCCTGTGCATCGATCCGGACGTGCCCTCGCGCGGCGACGACGTCAACCGTGAAGGGCGCGTGGTGCCCGCGTCGCTGCCGCGGGTCGATTTCTGCCACTGGGTCCTCATCGACCTGCCGGGCTCGCTCAGCGCGATCGCGCGCGGCGAGTACTCCGACGGCGTGACCGCGCGCGGCAAGCCCGGCCCCGCGGCGAAGCACGGGGCACGACAGGGGATCAACGACTACACCGGCTGGTTCGCGGGCGACCCGGCGATGGCGGGCGACTACCACGGCTACGACGGCCCCTGTCCGCCGTGGAACGACGCGATCGTGCACCACTACGCGTTCACGGTCTTCGCCTTGTCGGTCGACCGGCTCGCGGTCGAGGGGCGCTTCGGCCTCGCCGAGGTCCGCCGCGCGATGGGGGGCCACGTGCTCGCCGAAGCGAAGGTCACCGGCCGCTACTCGCTCAACCCCGCGGTGCGCGCCTGA
- a CDS encoding FAD-binding oxidoreductase: MADGGATLLSRLATIVGGANLLAATADVAPYVTDWRGRYRGAALAVVRPSSTAEVASVVRACAAAGAPVVPQGGNTGLCGGATPRERGDEVVVSLARMNRVRSVDADNATLTVEAGATLAAVQTVAQEAGLAFPLSLASEGSCTIGGNLATNAGGTAVLRYGNARALVLGVEVVLADGSVLDLQRSLRKDNTGYDLKHLFIGAEGTLGILTAAVLALHAAPRTRTTALAALASVADAVRLLRRAKQALGDRLVGFELMSDIALGLSRKHHPGTPDPLPGHPWYALLQADDSAEDPRLAERVEAMLADAIERGEARDAAVARSGAQAAAMWSARENISEGQRREGPNLKHDIALPVSAIPGFLDEAERRLAAAFPGVRFVVFGHLGDGNLHYNLSAPEGTEHASFIAPANLERAQRIVHDLVAARGGSISAEHGIGQLKRAELVRTKAPLEIAVMKRIKAALDPAGILNPGKVL; this comes from the coding sequence ATGGCCGATGGCGGCGCAACCTTGCTCTCGAGGCTCGCAACGATCGTCGGTGGCGCGAACCTGCTCGCCGCGACGGCGGACGTCGCGCCCTACGTGACCGACTGGCGCGGCCGCTACCGCGGCGCCGCGCTCGCGGTGGTGCGGCCATCGTCGACCGCCGAAGTAGCCTCCGTCGTGCGCGCCTGCGCCGCAGCGGGCGCGCCGGTCGTGCCGCAAGGCGGCAACACCGGGCTGTGCGGCGGCGCCACGCCACGCGAGCGCGGCGACGAGGTCGTCGTCTCGCTCGCCCGCATGAACCGGGTCCGGTCGGTCGACGCCGACAACGCGACGCTGACCGTCGAGGCCGGCGCCACGCTCGCCGCCGTGCAGACCGTGGCGCAGGAGGCCGGCCTCGCGTTTCCGCTGTCGCTCGCCTCCGAGGGCTCCTGCACGATCGGCGGCAACCTCGCCACCAACGCCGGCGGCACCGCCGTGCTGCGCTACGGCAATGCGCGTGCCCTCGTGCTGGGCGTGGAGGTGGTGCTCGCCGACGGCAGCGTCCTCGACCTCCAGCGCTCGCTGCGCAAGGACAACACCGGCTACGACCTGAAGCACCTGTTCATCGGCGCCGAGGGCACGCTCGGCATCCTGACCGCGGCGGTCCTCGCGCTCCACGCCGCGCCGCGTACACGAACGACCGCGCTCGCCGCGCTCGCGAGCGTGGCCGATGCGGTGCGCCTGTTGCGCCGCGCGAAGCAGGCGCTCGGCGACCGGCTGGTCGGATTCGAACTGATGAGCGACATCGCGCTCGGCCTCTCGCGCAAGCACCATCCGGGCACGCCCGACCCGCTGCCCGGCCATCCGTGGTACGCGCTCCTGCAGGCCGACGACAGCGCCGAGGATCCGCGGCTCGCGGAACGCGTCGAGGCGATGCTCGCCGACGCGATCGAACGCGGCGAGGCGCGCGACGCCGCGGTGGCGCGCTCCGGAGCGCAGGCCGCGGCGATGTGGTCGGCGCGCGAGAACATCTCGGAGGGGCAGCGGCGCGAAGGCCCCAACCTCAAGCACGACATCGCGTTGCCGGTGTCGGCCATCCCCGGCTTCCTCGATGAGGCGGAGCGAAGGCTCGCGGCCGCGTTCCCGGGCGTGCGCTTCGTGGTCTTCGGTCACCTGGGCGACGGCAACCTGCACTACAACCTCTCGGCGCCCGAGGGGACGGAGCACGCGTCGTTCATCGCCCCCGCGAACCTCGAGCGCGCGCAGCGGATCGTGCACGACCTCGTCGCCGCCCGCGGGGGGTCGATCTCGGCCGAGCACGGCATCGGCCAGTTGAAGCGCGCGGAACTCGTCCGCACCAAGGCGCCGTTGGAAATCGCCGTCATGAAGCGAATCAAGGCGGCGCTCGACCCCGCGGGTATCCTCAACCCGGGAAAGGTGCTGTGA